A single window of Gemmatimonadaceae bacterium DNA harbors:
- a CDS encoding site-2 protease family protein: MNTLQSFLFVAPILLFSVIAHEYAHGYAAFRQGDPTAYQLGRLTWNPIRHIDPFMTILLPVMLWIVSHGQVILGGAKPVPVNPRNYRNFKRGDIIVSLAGVSANLVISLGCAAAIALVGLVGRYVTPLDDTVAILQVMLTYGVWINLVLIAFNLIPIPPLDGSHVMKYLLPPAWSLRYQALSRYGIIVLVVLLYFGGPFFSFWMQPAMHVSDFLLRAVDPFMMPNAQQWAPR; encoded by the coding sequence TTGAATACACTCCAGAGCTTTCTCTTCGTTGCGCCGATCCTCCTGTTTTCCGTGATCGCGCACGAATACGCCCATGGCTACGCCGCATTCCGGCAGGGCGACCCTACGGCCTACCAGTTGGGGCGCCTGACCTGGAACCCGATCCGGCACATCGATCCGTTCATGACCATCCTCCTGCCGGTCATGCTGTGGATCGTGTCGCACGGGCAGGTGATCCTGGGTGGCGCCAAGCCGGTGCCCGTGAACCCGCGCAACTACCGCAACTTCAAGCGCGGCGACATCATCGTGTCGCTGGCCGGCGTGAGCGCCAATCTCGTGATCTCGCTGGGCTGCGCGGCGGCGATCGCGCTCGTGGGGCTCGTGGGCCGCTACGTGACGCCGCTCGACGACACGGTGGCGATTCTGCAGGTGATGCTGACCTACGGCGTCTGGATCAACCTCGTGCTCATCGCGTTCAACCTGATTCCCATTCCTCCGCTCGACGGCTCGCACGTGATGAAGTACCTGCTGCCGCCGGCGTGGTCGCTGCGCTATCAGGCGCTGTCGCGCTACGGGATCATCGTCCTCGTCGTGCTGCTGTACTTCGGCGGGCCCTTCTTCTCGTTCTGGATGCAGCCGGCCATGCACGTCAGCGACTTCCTGCTCAGGGCCGTCGATCCGTTCATGATGCCCAACGCGCAGCAGTGGGCGCCGCGATGA
- the rpsT gene encoding 30S ribosomal protein S20 — protein MPKIASAKKNMRKSRAATVRNRAQRAALRTALKKAKAPGASHADKIAAATLADRAARKGLMHRNAAARHKSQIARKA, from the coding sequence GTGCCAAAAATCGCATCCGCGAAAAAGAACATGCGGAAGTCTCGGGCCGCGACGGTGCGCAATCGCGCCCAGCGCGCGGCGCTCAGGACCGCGCTGAAGAAAGCCAAGGCCCCCGGGGCATCGCACGCGGACAAGATTGCGGCCGCGACCCTGGCTGACCGTGCCGCCCGCAAGGGACTGATGCACCGCAACGCCGCCGCCCGCCACAAGAGCCAGATCGCTCGCAAGGCGTAA
- a CDS encoding class II aldolase/adducin family protein, which translates to MAAEAEGRAEIVGVCARLYARGLIAGPDGNVSVRLGDDRILITPAGRSKGEVQGQDLVVVDAEGRHVSGNHPASSEVRMHMRIYRRRPDVHAVVHAHPPTATAFGVAGEDFLAPVLPEVILQMGGVPLVPYVTPGGEALADQFEPFLPHYDAFLMANHGATTVGPSLTIAYQRMESLEHAARILLAARQLGRVRQLTDDQAAALRAVAAAARVIA; encoded by the coding sequence ATGGCCGCCGAGGCCGAGGGGCGGGCTGAGATCGTCGGGGTTTGCGCGCGGCTGTACGCGCGCGGCCTCATCGCCGGCCCGGACGGCAACGTCTCGGTCCGCCTGGGCGACGACCGCATCCTGATCACCCCGGCCGGCCGGTCCAAAGGGGAGGTGCAGGGCCAGGACCTGGTGGTGGTGGATGCCGAGGGCCGGCACGTTTCCGGGAACCACCCTGCGTCGTCTGAGGTACGGATGCATATGCGCATCTACCGACGGCGGCCGGACGTCCATGCAGTCGTGCACGCCCACCCGCCGACGGCGACGGCATTCGGCGTTGCCGGCGAGGATTTCCTGGCGCCGGTGCTGCCGGAAGTGATACTGCAGATGGGCGGGGTCCCCCTCGTCCCGTACGTGACGCCCGGCGGCGAGGCCCTCGCCGACCAGTTCGAACCCTTCCTTCCGCATTACGACGCATTCCTCATGGCCAATCACGGTGCGACGACGGTCGGTCCGTCCCTCACCATCGCGTACCAGCGCATGGAGAGCCTCGAGCACGCGGCGCGCATTCTGCTCGCCGCGCGGCAGTTGGGGCGCGTGCGCCAGCTGACCGACGACCAGGCGGCCGCGCTCCGCGCCGTCGCCGCCGCGGCCCGGGTGATCGCATGA
- a CDS encoding dihydroorotase, producing the protein MSRALFLHGGRVVDPSQGINEVAGVLVEDGRIVAVGPRLGDGVGADAERIDCTGLVVAPGFIDVHCHLREPGREDVETIATGARAAAAGGFTAVCAMPNTDPVTDNQAAVGFIVRQGQRARAARVYPIGAVSLGQKGLALAEFGEMVGAGAVAVSDDGKPVASAHMMRTALEYARTFGIPVADHCEEPTLAAGGAMNEGLMSAKMGLKGIPSEAEEIMAIRDILLARRTGGHVHLCHMSTRGSVDLIRWGKERGINVTAEVCPHHISLTEAAVEGYDTNAKMNPPLRTADDVEALQQAVRDGVIDVIATDHAPHHYDEKEREFADAPNGIVGLETALSVNITWLVKPGIIDVVTLIDKMSVAPARIFHLPGGTLRTGSAADITVFDPAAEWTVHPAHFKSKGRNSPYAGMTLAGRVHYTLVEGQVIHRATG; encoded by the coding sequence ATGAGCCGCGCCCTGTTCCTCCACGGCGGCCGCGTGGTCGACCCCTCGCAGGGGATCAACGAGGTGGCCGGCGTGCTCGTCGAGGACGGGCGCATCGTGGCGGTGGGCCCGCGCCTGGGCGACGGCGTCGGCGCCGATGCCGAACGCATCGACTGCACCGGGCTCGTCGTCGCCCCCGGATTCATCGACGTGCACTGCCACCTCCGCGAGCCGGGGCGCGAGGACGTGGAGACCATCGCCACCGGAGCGCGTGCCGCCGCGGCCGGCGGGTTCACCGCGGTCTGCGCGATGCCGAACACCGACCCGGTCACCGACAACCAGGCCGCCGTCGGGTTCATCGTGCGTCAGGGGCAGCGGGCCCGGGCGGCTCGCGTCTATCCCATCGGCGCCGTGTCGCTGGGCCAGAAGGGGCTCGCGCTGGCGGAGTTCGGCGAGATGGTCGGGGCCGGCGCGGTGGCGGTGAGCGACGACGGGAAACCGGTGGCCAGCGCGCACATGATGCGCACGGCGCTCGAGTACGCGCGCACCTTCGGCATCCCCGTGGCCGATCACTGCGAGGAGCCCACGCTGGCAGCCGGCGGGGCCATGAACGAAGGGCTGATGAGCGCGAAGATGGGCCTCAAGGGGATTCCCTCGGAGGCCGAGGAGATCATGGCGATCCGCGATATTCTCCTCGCCCGCCGCACCGGCGGCCACGTCCACCTGTGCCACATGAGCACGCGCGGATCGGTGGACCTCATCCGCTGGGGCAAGGAGCGCGGCATCAACGTCACGGCCGAAGTCTGCCCACACCACATCTCCCTCACGGAAGCGGCGGTGGAGGGGTACGACACCAACGCCAAGATGAATCCGCCGCTGCGCACCGCCGACGACGTCGAGGCGCTGCAACAGGCCGTGCGCGACGGCGTCATCGACGTGATCGCCACCGACCATGCGCCGCACCACTACGACGAGAAGGAACGCGAATTCGCCGATGCGCCCAATGGCATCGTGGGCCTCGAGACGGCGCTCTCCGTGAACATCACGTGGCTGGTGAAGCCGGGCATCATCGACGTCGTGACGCTCATCGACAAGATGTCGGTGGCGCCGGCGCGGATCTTCCACCTTCCGGGCGGCACGCTCCGCACGGGGAGCGCCGCCGACATCACGGTGTTCGACCCGGCAGCCGAGTGGACGGTGCATCCGGCGCATTTCAAGTCCAAGGGCCGCAATTCGCCCTACGCCGGAATGACCCTCGCCGGGCGCGTGCACTACACCCTCGTCGAGGGCCAGGTCATCCATCGCGCGACCGGGTGA
- a CDS encoding aspartate carbamoyltransferase catalytic subunit translates to MTGPLGKDLLGLEPLTGDQISLILDTAEPFKEISERAIKKVPTLRGATIVNLFFEASTRTRVSFEFAEKRLSADAVNVGASGSSVTKGETLVDTARNLEAMRIDMVVIRHGASGAAQFLADRIESTVINAGDGTHEHPTQGLLDLLTLRDHFKKLDGLKVCICGDVLHSRVARSNIWGLSKMGAQVAVCGPRSLLPNAIDEMGVTVFDHIEDALEWADAINILRLQLERMTAGYIPSLREYNRVFGVSRERLERVGRDILILHPGPMNRGVEIDSDVADGPFSVILNQVTNGVAVRMAVLYLLSGGRPELAEAAKGGGAR, encoded by the coding sequence GTGACCGGCCCGCTCGGGAAGGACCTTCTCGGGCTCGAGCCGCTCACCGGCGATCAGATCTCGCTCATTCTGGATACTGCCGAACCGTTCAAGGAGATCAGCGAGCGCGCGATCAAGAAGGTCCCGACCCTGCGCGGCGCGACGATCGTCAACCTGTTCTTCGAAGCGTCCACGCGCACCCGCGTGTCGTTCGAGTTCGCGGAGAAGCGGCTGTCCGCCGACGCCGTGAACGTCGGGGCGTCGGGGTCGAGCGTCACGAAAGGCGAGACCCTCGTCGACACGGCGCGCAACCTCGAGGCCATGCGGATCGACATGGTCGTGATCCGCCACGGCGCCTCGGGCGCGGCCCAGTTCCTGGCCGACCGCATCGAGTCCACCGTGATCAACGCCGGGGACGGCACCCACGAGCATCCCACGCAGGGACTGCTCGACCTGCTCACCCTGCGCGACCACTTCAAGAAGCTCGACGGCCTCAAGGTGTGCATCTGCGGTGACGTGCTCCATTCGCGCGTCGCTCGTTCGAACATCTGGGGGCTCTCCAAGATGGGCGCCCAGGTGGCGGTGTGCGGCCCCCGCTCGCTGCTCCCCAACGCCATCGACGAGATGGGCGTCACGGTGTTCGACCATATCGAAGACGCCCTGGAGTGGGCCGACGCCATAAACATCCTGCGCCTGCAGCTGGAACGCATGACGGCGGGATACATCCCGTCGCTGCGCGAATACAACCGGGTGTTCGGCGTGTCGCGCGAGCGGCTGGAGCGCGTGGGCCGGGACATCCTGATCCTCCACCCCGGTCCCATGAACCGGGGCGTCGAGATCGATTCCGACGTCGCCGACGGACCATTCAGCGTGATTCTCAACCAGGTAACCAACGGAGTGGCCGTGCGCATGGCCGTGCTGTATCTGCTCTCGGGTGGCCGCCCCGAGTTGGCCGAGGCCGCCAAGGGCGGGGGGGCGCGATGA
- the pyrR gene encoding bifunctional pyr operon transcriptional regulator/uracil phosphoribosyltransferase PyrR: MSPYCVPMAANPITILDARSLQRTLRRMADEIVELNNGTDDLLIVGIQRRGVQLAARIVSLIGEREKVTVPQGALDITLYRDDLQTVGPRPVVGPTNIPWDIDGKRIVIVDDVLYTGRTVRAALDELADFGRPQRIGLAVLIDRGGRELPIRADIVGRTLTVPPGGRIDVMIAELDGRDAVVQVLPEQGA; encoded by the coding sequence ATGTCGCCATATTGTGTACCAATGGCCGCCAATCCCATCACGATTCTCGACGCGCGATCGCTCCAGCGAACCCTCCGTCGAATGGCCGACGAAATCGTCGAGCTGAATAACGGAACGGACGATCTGCTCATTGTTGGTATTCAGCGCCGCGGAGTTCAACTCGCGGCGCGAATTGTATCATTGATCGGTGAGCGCGAGAAAGTCACGGTGCCGCAGGGTGCGCTCGACATCACGCTCTACCGCGACGACCTGCAGACGGTGGGTCCGCGGCCCGTGGTCGGCCCCACCAACATCCCGTGGGACATCGACGGCAAGCGGATCGTGATCGTGGACGACGTCCTGTACACCGGCCGCACGGTGCGCGCCGCGCTCGACGAACTGGCCGATTTCGGCCGGCCCCAACGCATCGGGCTCGCCGTGCTGATCGATCGCGGCGGACGCGAGCTGCCGATTCGCGCCGACATCGTGGGCCGCACGCTCACCGTGCCGCCGGGCGGCCGCATCGACGTGATGATCGCCGAATTGGACGGACGCGATGCCGTGGTGCAGGTGCTGCCGGAGCAGGGCGCGTGA
- a CDS encoding DUF3108 domain-containing protein, producing MSRIVSLLCLLPLLAAPLAAQDSARAVHTDTTGPGAPGKWPFSVGERMTFDAKFGFLSVGRAEVSLDARDTVRGHETFRVQFSVNGGPAWFGVHDNYTSWFDARTLVSYRYFQDIHEGRYQRTSTYDIFPRRGFYTRNGKDTSATVPAPLDDEAFMYFIRTLPLTVGQHYEWNRYFMADRNPVIVDVVRREEVQVPAGKFMCVVLRPTIKTTGIFGEGGHAEIWISDDDRRLIVQMKSGLPFGSLNMYLRSFTLGEGHAPPTVPAGPQP from the coding sequence GTGTCCCGCATCGTCTCGCTCCTGTGCCTACTGCCCCTCCTGGCCGCCCCCCTGGCGGCGCAGGATTCGGCGCGTGCCGTCCACACCGACACCACCGGCCCCGGCGCGCCCGGGAAGTGGCCGTTCTCGGTGGGCGAACGGATGACGTTCGACGCGAAATTCGGCTTCCTCTCCGTGGGCCGGGCCGAGGTCTCGCTCGATGCCCGCGATACGGTGCGCGGCCACGAGACGTTCCGCGTGCAGTTCTCCGTGAACGGCGGCCCCGCGTGGTTCGGCGTGCACGACAACTACACGAGTTGGTTCGACGCCCGGACCCTGGTCTCGTACCGCTACTTCCAGGACATCCACGAAGGACGCTACCAGCGCACGAGCACGTACGACATCTTCCCCCGCCGGGGGTTCTACACGCGCAACGGCAAGGACACGAGCGCCACCGTGCCGGCGCCGCTCGACGATGAAGCGTTCATGTACTTCATCCGCACGCTGCCGCTGACCGTGGGCCAGCACTACGAATGGAACCGCTACTTCATGGCCGACCGCAATCCGGTGATCGTGGACGTGGTGCGGCGGGAGGAGGTGCAGGTGCCGGCCGGCAAGTTCATGTGCGTCGTGCTGCGCCCCACGATCAAGACCACCGGGATCTTCGGCGAAGGCGGGCACGCCGAGATCTGGATCAGCGACGACGACCGGCGCCTGATCGTGCAGATGAAGTCGGGGCTGCCCTTCGGGTCGCTCAACATGTATCTGCGCAGCTTCACGCTCGGCGAGGGACACGCGCCGCCGACCGTCCCCGCCGGCCCCCAGCCCTAG
- a CDS encoding methyltransferase domain-containing protein, which produces MPIAALAGGWSAQPNVAERFSAEQVLDHVRTDVRAEVVEVLRCARCGMEHMVPMRTWAADHYPVQSHGFGFDHDIALARLRGGSGMLLEIGCAEGDFLAAAVALGYRAIGLDFAPASVAAARAAGRDVRDAGMHRLTEAVGADAPFDVIAMFQIIEHLETPDTTFDDLARMARPGTRLLIGCPAPRRFARAYPHPERVGRSEFWDHPPQHTMRWTPAALRAFLARHGWAVTHVAEEPFSLVGAAASLTSSCGIPAGWYRRPGRRRLETLGWMARLVLTGAPWRYSGVRLYAEAVRTGAIAASASPSPSAV; this is translated from the coding sequence GTGCCCATCGCCGCGCTCGCCGGCGGCTGGAGTGCCCAGCCGAACGTGGCCGAACGCTTCTCCGCCGAGCAGGTGCTGGATCACGTGCGCACCGACGTGCGCGCCGAGGTCGTGGAGGTGCTCCGCTGTGCGCGGTGCGGAATGGAGCACATGGTGCCCATGCGTACGTGGGCCGCCGACCACTACCCCGTGCAGTCGCACGGATTCGGCTTCGATCACGATATCGCGCTCGCGCGGTTGCGTGGAGGCAGTGGCATGCTGCTCGAGATCGGATGCGCCGAAGGCGATTTTCTGGCCGCCGCGGTCGCGCTCGGCTACCGGGCCATCGGCCTGGATTTCGCGCCGGCGAGCGTGGCGGCCGCCCGGGCGGCGGGGCGTGACGTGCGCGATGCGGGCATGCACCGGCTCACCGAAGCCGTGGGGGCGGACGCGCCGTTCGATGTGATTGCGATGTTCCAGATCATCGAGCACCTGGAGACACCGGATACGACGTTCGACGACTTGGCGCGCATGGCGCGTCCGGGCACGCGACTCCTGATCGGGTGCCCGGCGCCGCGGCGATTCGCGCGGGCGTACCCGCATCCCGAACGCGTGGGGCGCAGCGAATTCTGGGACCATCCGCCGCAGCACACCATGCGCTGGACCCCGGCGGCGCTGCGCGCCTTCCTGGCGCGTCATGGCTGGGCCGTGACGCACGTGGCGGAGGAACCGTTCAGTCTGGTCGGCGCCGCAGCGTCCCTGACGTCGTCGTGCGGAATACCGGCCGGCTGGTACCGTCGCCCGGGTCGCCGGCGGCTGGAGACGCTGGGCTGGATGGCCCGGCTGGTGCTGACCGGGGCGCCCTGGCGGTACTCCGGCGTGCGTCTGTACGCGGAGGCCGTTCGAACCGGCGCTATTGCCGCGTCAGCGTCACCGTCGCCGTCTGCTGTGTGA
- the tadA gene encoding tRNA adenosine(34) deaminase TadA — translation MRGGAESPIAPPPGSDDAWMAAAMAEARLAAGEDDVPVGAVVVRHGVIVSRAGNRTVRDHDPTAHAELLAIRQAARVLGDWRLTGCTLYVTLEPCAMCAGALVLARVDRLVFGAWDEKAGMVGSVGDLVRHPKLNHRVEVRGGVEEEACGELLTEFFAARRDDGAAERG, via the coding sequence GTGAGGGGCGGCGCCGAGTCGCCGATCGCGCCGCCGCCCGGCTCGGACGACGCCTGGATGGCCGCGGCGATGGCCGAGGCCCGGCTCGCGGCCGGCGAAGACGACGTCCCCGTGGGCGCCGTGGTGGTGCGCCACGGCGTGATCGTCTCGCGGGCCGGCAATCGTACGGTTCGCGATCACGATCCCACGGCGCATGCGGAGCTGCTCGCCATCCGCCAGGCGGCCAGGGTATTGGGCGATTGGCGACTCACCGGATGCACGCTGTACGTGACGCTCGAGCCGTGCGCCATGTGCGCCGGCGCGCTCGTGCTGGCGCGCGTCGATCGGCTGGTGTTCGGGGCGTGGGACGAGAAGGCCGGCATGGTGGGTTCCGTTGGCGACCTCGTGCGCCATCCCAAGTTGAACCATCGCGTGGAGGTGCGCGGTGGGGTGGAAGAGGAGGCGTGCGGCGAGCTGCTCACGGAGTTCTTCGCGGCCCGGCGCGACGACGGGGCCGCCGAGCGTGGCTGA
- the clpB gene encoding ATP-dependent chaperone ClpB has product MINPDRLTVKAAEALNAAVAEARRAGNPVVYDLHLLAALLAQDEGIVVPVLQKLGVNVTSVREAAAREMGRYAKQSDAQPTLSREINGVFDRAEEEAKKLGDEYVSTEHLLLGLSDAKGAESRRILNEAGATRAALLDALQAVRGTHRVTDQNPENQYQALQRYTRDLTDAARRGKLDPVIGRDEEIRRVIQVLSRRTKNNPVLIGEPGVGKTAIVEGLAQRIINGDVPEGLKDKRLVALDLGALIAGAKFRGEFEERLKAVLKEITESQGQFVVFIDEMHMLVGAGKAEGSMDAGNMLKPMLARGELRVVGATTLDEYRQHVEKDAALERRFQPVYVGEPTVENTIAILRGLKERYEAHHGVRITDGAVIAAATLSNRYIGDRFLPDKAIDLVDEAASRLRIEIDSMPQEIDEVERRVMQLEIERTALKKEKDKASVERREAIERELAELTEKSSGMKAQWQQEKATLGNVGKIKQEIEQTRTAAEQASRAGDLSKAAELTYGRIPELERNMKEAEGKLASQGGRPQFLKEEVTADDIAEVVARWTGIPVTRMLESERERLTKLDQELAERVVGQDEAVVAVANAVRRSRAGLQDPNRPIGSFIFLGPTGVGKTETARALADFLFDDERAMVRMDMSEYMEKHAVARLIGAPPGYVGYEEGGQLTEAVRRRPYSVLLFDEIEKAHPDVFNILLQILDDGRLTDSQGRTVDFRNSVIIMTSNIGSHYILEHTGGDWAETERQVMQALQQHFRPEFLNRVDDIVVFRPLGMEQIVRIVDLQLAHLEALLADRKLTLEVTPEAKQMLAEEGYDPAFGARPLKRAIQRLVQNPLAMEVLEGKFVDGDRVVVTLGAKGGLAFEHGTPAAVASA; this is encoded by the coding sequence ATGATCAATCCTGACCGCCTGACCGTGAAGGCTGCCGAAGCCCTGAACGCCGCTGTCGCCGAGGCGCGCCGGGCCGGCAACCCCGTGGTGTACGATCTGCATCTGCTGGCCGCCCTGCTGGCCCAGGACGAAGGGATCGTCGTGCCCGTGCTCCAGAAGCTCGGGGTCAACGTCACGTCGGTGCGCGAAGCGGCCGCCCGCGAGATGGGGCGTTACGCCAAGCAGAGCGATGCGCAGCCCACGCTGTCGCGCGAGATCAACGGCGTGTTCGACCGCGCCGAGGAGGAGGCGAAGAAGCTCGGCGACGAGTACGTCTCCACCGAGCACCTCCTGCTCGGGCTGTCCGATGCCAAGGGGGCGGAGAGCCGGCGCATCCTCAACGAGGCCGGCGCCACGCGCGCGGCGCTGCTCGACGCGCTGCAGGCCGTGCGCGGCACGCACCGCGTGACGGATCAGAACCCCGAGAACCAGTACCAGGCGCTGCAGCGGTACACGCGCGACCTCACCGACGCGGCCCGCCGCGGCAAGCTCGACCCCGTGATCGGCCGCGACGAGGAGATCCGCCGCGTCATCCAGGTGCTGTCCCGCCGCACCAAGAACAACCCGGTGCTCATCGGCGAGCCCGGCGTGGGCAAGACGGCGATCGTCGAGGGGCTCGCCCAGCGCATCATCAACGGCGACGTGCCCGAGGGGCTCAAGGACAAGCGCCTCGTGGCGCTCGACCTCGGGGCGCTCATCGCCGGCGCCAAGTTCCGTGGCGAATTCGAGGAACGGCTCAAGGCGGTGCTCAAGGAGATCACCGAGTCGCAGGGCCAGTTCGTCGTGTTCATCGACGAGATGCACATGCTCGTGGGCGCCGGCAAGGCCGAAGGGTCGATGGACGCCGGCAACATGCTCAAGCCCATGCTGGCGCGCGGCGAGCTGCGCGTGGTGGGCGCCACGACCCTCGACGAGTACCGCCAGCACGTGGAGAAGGACGCCGCGCTCGAGCGCCGCTTCCAGCCCGTGTACGTGGGCGAGCCGACGGTCGAGAACACGATCGCCATTCTGCGCGGGCTCAAGGAGCGCTACGAGGCGCACCATGGGGTGCGCATCACCGACGGCGCGGTGATCGCCGCCGCCACGCTCTCCAATCGCTACATCGGCGACCGCTTCCTGCCCGACAAGGCCATCGACCTCGTGGACGAGGCCGCGTCGCGGCTGCGCATCGAGATCGACTCCATGCCGCAGGAGATCGACGAGGTCGAGCGTCGCGTGATGCAACTCGAGATCGAGCGCACCGCCCTCAAGAAGGAGAAGGACAAGGCGTCCGTGGAACGGCGCGAAGCGATCGAGCGGGAACTGGCCGAACTCACCGAGAAGAGTTCGGGCATGAAGGCGCAGTGGCAGCAGGAGAAGGCCACGCTCGGCAACGTCGGCAAGATCAAGCAGGAGATCGAGCAGACGCGCACCGCCGCCGAGCAGGCCTCGCGCGCCGGCGATCTCAGCAAGGCCGCCGAGCTCACCTACGGCCGCATTCCGGAGCTCGAGCGCAACATGAAGGAGGCCGAGGGCAAGCTCGCCAGCCAGGGCGGCCGCCCGCAGTTCCTCAAGGAAGAGGTCACGGCCGACGACATCGCCGAGGTGGTGGCCCGCTGGACGGGCATTCCGGTGACGCGCATGCTCGAGAGCGAGCGCGAGCGTCTCACCAAACTCGACCAGGAACTGGCCGAGCGCGTGGTGGGGCAGGACGAGGCCGTGGTGGCCGTGGCCAACGCCGTGCGCCGCTCGCGCGCCGGACTGCAGGATCCCAATCGCCCGATCGGGTCGTTCATCTTCCTCGGGCCCACGGGCGTGGGCAAGACCGAGACCGCGCGGGCCCTGGCCGACTTCCTGTTCGACGACGAGCGCGCCATGGTGCGCATGGACATGTCGGAGTACATGGAGAAGCACGCCGTGGCGCGCCTCATCGGCGCGCCCCCGGGCTACGTGGGCTACGAGGAGGGTGGCCAGCTCACCGAAGCCGTGCGCCGGCGCCCGTACTCCGTGCTGCTGTTCGACGAGATCGAGAAGGCGCATCCCGACGTGTTCAACATCCTGCTGCAGATTCTCGACGACGGACGCCTCACCGATTCGCAGGGGCGCACGGTGGACTTCCGCAACAGCGTCATCATCATGACGTCCAACATCGGCAGCCACTACATCCTGGAACACACGGGCGGCGATTGGGCCGAGACCGAGCGCCAGGTGATGCAGGCGCTCCAGCAGCACTTCCGTCCCGAGTTCCTCAATCGGGTGGACGACATCGTGGTGTTCCGGCCGCTGGGCATGGAGCAGATCGTGCGCATCGTGGACCTGCAGCTCGCGCATCTCGAAGCGCTGCTCGCCGATCGCAAGCTCACGCTCGAGGTCACGCCCGAGGCCAAGCAGATGCTGGCCGAGGAGGGATACGATCCCGCGTTCGGCGCGCGGCCGCTCAAGCGCGCCATCCAGCGGCTGGTCCAGAATCCGCTCGCCATGGAGGTGCTCGAAGGCAAGTTCGTGGACGGGGACCGGGTGGTGGTGACGCTCGGCGCCAAGGGCGGGCTGGCCTTCGAACACGGCACGCCGGCGGCCGTGGCCTCGGCGTGA